A stretch of Paludisphaera borealis DNA encodes these proteins:
- a CDS encoding protein kinase domain-containing protein, with protein MTIAVQCPNPSCGRISQLGEDPLGRIFRCPRCLTKLPAGGASNTDSGWAHVLGPLPRQAPRLGPETAGREFAFSTIRDGHAHAHAHSFDSGEFLAAPFDDDPDDVDVDVDDSRFLLAAASAPMPGGVLASLPAPGLTAVATAAPPRSAPTRRETRELQRATAADTRGLGRFRIVGLLGEGRHATVYRAFDPTLEREVALKLLRAGAPRSARAFERFLGEARALARLRHPRVVSVYEAGRDGDQLYIALALIEGKSLAEVLAETRLSYRRGAEIAAELAEALACAHGFGIVHRDVKPANVRLDAQGEIYLMDFGIAYRPDSGDAPTPPGTILGTPAYIAPEQAVGACSAVVPASDQYSLGAVFYELLCGRPPFCGPPSYVLFHAIHHDPPDPRDIDRHIPRPLADICRKAMAKRPERRYASCQAFAADLRRWLQGAKPQACRRRWFG; from the coding sequence ATGACAATCGCCGTGCAATGTCCGAACCCTTCGTGCGGCCGAATCTCCCAGCTCGGAGAAGATCCACTCGGGAGGATATTCCGATGCCCCCGATGCCTGACGAAGCTGCCAGCCGGCGGGGCTTCGAACACGGATTCCGGGTGGGCGCACGTTCTGGGCCCGCTGCCGAGGCAGGCACCGCGGCTCGGGCCTGAGACGGCCGGGCGGGAGTTCGCGTTCTCGACGATCCGCGACGGCCACGCCCACGCTCACGCCCACTCTTTCGACAGCGGCGAGTTCCTGGCGGCGCCGTTCGACGACGACCCCGACGATGTCGATGTCGACGTCGACGACAGCCGGTTCCTGCTGGCCGCCGCCTCCGCGCCGATGCCCGGCGGCGTGCTCGCGAGCCTTCCGGCGCCCGGCCTGACGGCCGTCGCGACGGCGGCGCCGCCCCGATCGGCCCCGACGCGGCGGGAGACCCGAGAGCTTCAGCGAGCGACCGCGGCCGACACGCGCGGCCTGGGGCGGTTCCGGATCGTGGGACTGCTCGGCGAGGGCCGGCACGCCACGGTCTATCGGGCCTTCGACCCGACTCTGGAACGCGAGGTGGCCCTCAAGTTGCTGCGAGCGGGCGCTCCCCGGTCGGCCCGCGCCTTCGAGCGGTTCCTCGGCGAGGCGCGCGCTTTGGCCCGGCTGCGGCATCCCCGGGTGGTCTCGGTGTACGAGGCGGGCCGCGACGGCGATCAGCTTTACATCGCCCTGGCCCTGATCGAGGGAAAGAGCCTGGCCGAGGTGCTCGCCGAGACGCGGCTCTCATACCGTCGCGGCGCGGAGATCGCCGCCGAACTGGCCGAAGCCCTGGCGTGCGCGCACGGGTTCGGCATCGTCCACCGCGACGTCAAGCCGGCCAACGTCCGCCTCGACGCCCAGGGCGAGATCTACCTGATGGATTTCGGGATCGCCTACCGGCCCGATTCCGGTGACGCCCCCACGCCGCCGGGGACCATCCTCGGCACCCCCGCCTACATCGCCCCCGAGCAGGCCGTCGGCGCGTGCAGCGCGGTCGTGCCGGCCAGCGATCAGTACAGCCTGGGTGCGGTCTTCTACGAGCTGCTCTGCGGTCGCCCCCCGTTCTGCGGACCGCCGTCGTACGTCCTGTTCCACGCGATCCATCACGATCCCCCCGACCCCCGCGACATCGACCGACACATCCCGCGCCCGCTGGCGGACATCTGTCGCAAGGCGATGGCGAAGCGTCCCGAGCGCCGCTACGCCTCGTGCCAGGCGTTCGCCGCCGACCTCCGGCGCTGGCTCCAGGGCGCGAAACCTCAGGCCTGCCGCCGCCGCTGGTTCGGCTGA
- the trpC gene encoding indole-3-glycerol phosphate synthase TrpC: MSASILDEIVASKRREVAAGRKRMPIEELEAQAAEAPPVRDFRAALDGRGAIQLIAEVKKASPSVKVIREDFEPVAIARAYQQHGAACISVLTDVPYFQGHLSYLARIRAAVVIPLLRKDFLIDEYQVVEARVAGADAILLIAEILDDATMARLLERARELGMAALVEFHDPANLPRVLAAGADLVGVNNRDLHSFTTDIDRTLRLRDQIPPEILLVSESGIHDRAQVERLEAAGVSAILVGESLLRKPDVGLAVERLLGLAPESR; this comes from the coding sequence ATGAGTGCGAGCATTCTCGATGAGATCGTCGCCTCGAAGCGGCGCGAAGTGGCCGCCGGGCGGAAGCGGATGCCGATCGAGGAGCTGGAGGCCCAGGCGGCCGAGGCGCCGCCGGTCCGCGACTTCCGGGCGGCCCTCGACGGCCGGGGGGCGATCCAGCTCATCGCCGAGGTCAAGAAGGCCAGCCCGTCGGTCAAGGTGATCCGCGAGGACTTCGAGCCCGTCGCGATCGCCCGCGCCTACCAGCAGCACGGCGCGGCCTGCATCAGCGTCTTGACCGACGTCCCCTATTTCCAGGGCCACCTCTCGTACCTCGCTCGAATCCGGGCGGCGGTGGTGATCCCCTTGCTGCGCAAGGACTTCCTGATCGACGAGTACCAGGTGGTCGAGGCCCGCGTGGCCGGCGCCGACGCGATCCTGCTGATCGCCGAGATCCTCGACGACGCGACGATGGCCCGGCTTCTGGAGCGGGCGCGCGAGCTGGGGATGGCGGCCCTGGTCGAGTTCCACGATCCGGCCAATTTGCCCCGGGTGCTGGCCGCGGGCGCCGATCTGGTGGGCGTCAACAACCGCGACCTCCACAGCTTCACGACCGACATCGACCGAACCTTGCGGCTTCGCGACCAGATCCCGCCCGAGATTCTCCTGGTCAGCGAGAGCGGCATCCACGACCGCGCGCAGGTCGAGCGCCTCGAAGCCGCCGGCGTCTCCGCGATCCTCGTCGGCGAATCGCTCCTGCGCAAGCCCGACGTCGGCCTGGCCGTCGAGCGCCTCCTGGGCCTCGCGCCCGAATCGCGTTGA
- a CDS encoding arylamine N-acetyltransferase family protein, whose amino-acid sequence MTEAIDVDAYFHRIGYEGGRAPTLETLRALHRLHPEAIPFENLDPLLGRPVLLDVSSLERKLVREGRGGYCFEHNLLFRDVLKALGFAVTGLAARVLWNAPEGAVTPRTHMLLRVEIDGEPYVADVGFGGQVLTGPLRLEADVEQITPHEPFRLVRAGEQFVMQSKIRDAWVSLYRFDLQEQFPPDYEVANWYVSTHPASIFVNGLLAARTTPDRRYALRNNQLAVHHLNGGTDKRTLATAAEIRETLQAAIGLTLPDAPGLDEVLTRLIAQFE is encoded by the coding sequence ATGACTGAGGCGATCGACGTAGACGCTTACTTCCATCGGATCGGCTACGAGGGCGGTCGCGCGCCGACGCTTGAAACCCTTCGCGCCCTCCATCGACTGCACCCGGAGGCGATCCCGTTCGAGAACCTCGATCCGTTGCTGGGGCGGCCGGTCCTCCTCGACGTCTCGTCACTCGAACGAAAGCTGGTGCGCGAGGGGCGCGGGGGCTATTGCTTTGAGCACAACCTGCTGTTTCGCGACGTCCTGAAGGCGCTCGGCTTCGCCGTGACGGGCCTTGCGGCCCGGGTCCTCTGGAACGCGCCTGAAGGGGCGGTCACGCCTCGGACGCACATGCTGCTACGCGTCGAGATCGACGGCGAACCGTACGTCGCGGACGTCGGCTTCGGCGGCCAGGTCCTGACGGGGCCCCTGCGCCTCGAAGCGGACGTCGAGCAAATCACGCCCCACGAGCCGTTCCGCCTGGTCAGGGCGGGTGAGCAGTTTGTGATGCAATCGAAGATCCGGGACGCGTGGGTTTCGCTCTACCGGTTCGATCTCCAGGAACAATTCCCGCCCGATTACGAGGTCGCCAACTGGTACGTCTCGACCCACCCGGCCTCGATTTTCGTCAACGGCCTGCTCGCGGCGAGGACGACGCCCGATCGCCGCTACGCCCTCCGGAACAACCAACTGGCGGTGCATCACCTGAACGGCGGCACCGACAAGCGCACGCTCGCAACCGCCGCCGAGATCCGCGAGACGCTCCAGGCCGCGATCGGCCTGACCTTGCCCGACGCGCCGGGGCTGGACGAGGTCCTGACGCGACTGATCGCGCAATTCGAGTGA
- a CDS encoding M1 family aminopeptidase, with protein sequence MGGSIRFVGWWMGVVGLSLALMPRASAQGPTAPRPSPSPALASSQILPTPQTPTLPVPPGLPRYDLSVRIDPQARKVRARERLVFTNRSKIPVRELVMHVYPRFKVPEGDKIKLAKTMEVLRLSPEEALDPAGRRLEVTQVSIAGAPAGFEFDPKIDTIMVVPLKQAVAPGGRVEAVIDFTVDLPEQWGRWGSYEGITYLLNWYPVLAFHDDQGWRREPFVPWHQPWHQEAGHYRVIVDLPADQVVASTGRIINRKATAQGWQRLTIETPPVRDFALVCSNRFQTWERQVGATRVKVHGCPEHAANAQRALDYACEVIPQYEKWFGPYADTEFEIAPSFFGWNGNECSGLVLLDDRVMRLPTAGQRYIEHLVTHETCHQWWWNTVGADGYAETFMDEGLVNCFTALRLDAKYGRNGPLIVWPKGIDWLPTIGREDMRMAGYYGWRRKGGGGSILQNLDQMGNLGTLFSLAYDRGGKVVEMIHNRLGEERFFAFFRKLYHDHAFENLSYAEFKHDLAAFDPQGDWPAFLEGWVENHHETDWAIDEVKVAEATGSKVDADVRQVTIDLEQRGKMEEPTELLVKGRTQDVRVPIVPGKGSYDVPGGRVTRDGRRWRVTVETEGPPRQVEVDPGHALLDAQPDDNRWKPEVAWKVTPMVTPLDLSSQFQAHDRISVVAGPFIDQYARGGVKAGVQRINKWQVVGWAGTEPALREAIFGGEATLFHLPKPNWATGFFYEQGLYNFYNDKRHSGGRAYLRKRLLESSSFIVDDPVFYEFYYGLGNEFWQGDDGRPVEQYLGAVGARYRQNTQFPYWDPVQGQLIDVAAEYGNALWGSSLDYVRVVGQYGFVKKVPESWGILPHSRFAFRGYGGWSSPGNASMFRLGGGQRLRALDLTSLQGSSVWIITGEWRFPIWRNLNTDVVDHMVSFRNLYGAAFVDIGQSYLNGHFGPIVYGPGVGLRWDAVLFSFLERATLRVDVAQPLGVPGGPVIWFGINQVF encoded by the coding sequence ATGGGTGGTTCGATTCGGTTCGTGGGTTGGTGGATGGGGGTTGTCGGACTGAGTCTGGCACTGATGCCGCGCGCCTCGGCCCAAGGACCGACGGCGCCAAGACCGAGCCCGAGCCCGGCCCTCGCCTCTTCCCAGATTCTACCGACTCCGCAAACCCCGACGCTGCCGGTCCCGCCGGGGCTGCCGCGGTACGACCTCTCGGTCCGGATCGACCCCCAGGCGCGGAAGGTCCGGGCGCGGGAGCGACTGGTTTTCACCAACCGTTCCAAGATCCCCGTCCGCGAGCTGGTCATGCACGTCTATCCGCGCTTCAAGGTGCCGGAGGGCGACAAGATCAAGCTGGCCAAGACGATGGAGGTCTTGCGACTGAGCCCGGAGGAGGCGCTCGACCCCGCCGGCCGACGTCTCGAAGTGACCCAGGTCTCGATCGCCGGCGCGCCGGCCGGTTTTGAATTCGATCCCAAGATCGACACGATCATGGTGGTCCCGTTGAAGCAGGCCGTCGCCCCCGGCGGCCGGGTCGAGGCCGTGATCGACTTCACGGTCGACCTGCCCGAGCAGTGGGGAAGGTGGGGGTCGTACGAGGGGATCACGTATCTTCTGAACTGGTATCCGGTTCTGGCGTTCCACGACGACCAGGGCTGGCGGCGGGAGCCGTTCGTGCCGTGGCATCAGCCCTGGCACCAGGAAGCCGGTCATTACCGGGTGATCGTCGACCTGCCGGCCGATCAGGTGGTCGCCTCGACGGGTCGGATCATCAACCGTAAGGCGACGGCCCAAGGCTGGCAGCGGCTGACGATCGAGACTCCGCCGGTCCGCGATTTCGCCCTGGTCTGCTCGAACCGGTTCCAGACCTGGGAACGCCAGGTCGGCGCGACCCGCGTCAAGGTTCACGGCTGCCCCGAGCACGCCGCCAACGCGCAGCGGGCGCTCGACTACGCCTGCGAGGTGATTCCCCAGTACGAGAAGTGGTTCGGCCCGTACGCCGACACCGAGTTCGAGATCGCGCCGTCGTTCTTCGGCTGGAACGGCAACGAGTGCTCGGGCCTGGTGCTGCTCGACGACCGCGTGATGCGGCTGCCGACGGCCGGCCAGCGGTACATCGAGCACCTGGTGACCCACGAGACCTGCCACCAGTGGTGGTGGAACACGGTCGGGGCCGACGGCTACGCCGAGACGTTCATGGACGAGGGCCTGGTCAACTGCTTCACCGCGCTCCGGCTCGACGCCAAGTACGGCCGCAACGGCCCGCTGATCGTCTGGCCCAAGGGGATCGACTGGCTCCCCACGATCGGCCGCGAAGACATGCGGATGGCCGGCTACTACGGCTGGAGGCGCAAGGGGGGCGGCGGCTCGATCCTCCAGAACCTCGACCAGATGGGCAACCTCGGAACCCTGTTCAGCCTGGCCTACGACCGCGGCGGCAAGGTCGTCGAGATGATCCACAACCGGCTCGGCGAGGAGCGGTTCTTCGCCTTCTTCCGCAAGCTCTATCACGACCACGCCTTCGAAAACCTCTCCTACGCCGAGTTCAAGCACGATCTCGCCGCCTTCGACCCCCAGGGCGACTGGCCGGCGTTCCTCGAAGGCTGGGTCGAAAACCACCACGAAACCGACTGGGCGATCGACGAGGTGAAGGTCGCCGAGGCCACCGGCTCGAAAGTCGACGCCGACGTCCGCCAGGTCACCATCGATCTCGAACAGCGCGGCAAGATGGAAGAGCCCACCGAGCTGCTCGTCAAGGGCCGAACCCAGGACGTCCGGGTGCCGATCGTGCCGGGGAAGGGGAGCTACGACGTCCCCGGCGGCCGGGTCACGCGCGACGGTCGCCGCTGGCGGGTCACGGTCGAGACCGAAGGGCCGCCGAGGCAGGTTGAAGTCGATCCCGGGCACGCCTTGCTCGACGCCCAGCCCGACGACAACCGATGGAAGCCCGAGGTCGCCTGGAAGGTCACTCCGATGGTGACGCCCCTGGACCTCTCGTCCCAGTTCCAGGCCCACGACCGGATCTCGGTCGTCGCCGGGCCGTTCATCGACCAGTACGCCCGGGGCGGCGTCAAGGCGGGCGTCCAGCGGATCAACAAGTGGCAGGTCGTCGGCTGGGCCGGCACCGAGCCGGCGCTCCGCGAGGCGATCTTCGGCGGCGAGGCGACGCTGTTCCACCTGCCCAAACCGAACTGGGCCACCGGCTTCTTCTACGAGCAGGGCCTGTACAACTTCTACAACGACAAGCGCCATTCAGGGGGCCGCGCCTACCTCCGCAAGCGGCTCCTGGAATCGTCGAGCTTCATCGTCGACGATCCGGTCTTCTACGAATTTTACTACGGCCTGGGCAACGAGTTCTGGCAAGGCGACGACGGCCGGCCGGTCGAGCAGTACCTCGGCGCGGTGGGCGCGCGGTACCGCCAGAACACCCAGTTCCCGTACTGGGACCCGGTGCAGGGCCAGCTCATCGACGTGGCCGCCGAGTACGGCAATGCGCTCTGGGGTTCGAGCCTCGATTACGTCCGGGTCGTCGGCCAGTACGGCTTCGTCAAGAAGGTCCCGGAGTCGTGGGGAATCCTGCCGCACAGCCGGTTCGCGTTCCGGGGCTACGGCGGCTGGTCGTCGCCCGGCAACGCCTCGATGTTCCGCCTCGGCGGCGGTCAGCGGCTGCGGGCGCTCGACCTGACCTCGCTCCAGGGATCGTCCGTCTGGATCATCACCGGCGAATGGCGATTCCCGATCTGGCGGAACCTCAACACCGACGTCGTCGACCACATGGTCTCGTTCCGCAACCTCTATGGCGCGGCGTTCGTCGACATCGGCCAGTCGTACCTCAACGGACACTTCGGTCCGATCGTCTACGGCCCCGGCGTCGGCCTGCGGTGGGACGCCGTCCTCTTCTCATTCCTCGAACGCGCCACCCTCCGCGTCGATGTCGCCCAGCCCCTCGGCGTCCCCGGCGGCCCGGTGATCTGGTTCGGCATCAACCAGGTGTTTTAG
- a CDS encoding J domain-containing protein, which produces MYHHFQLNPRTILGVGPEASADQIRDAFREKSKKHHPDLGGDEWAFRMVVRAYEVLKSTANGLDSSGVDVDVDVVAPAAPTSWTWPGPMGNPFAQGWFPFGSEPAADAPTAEAAPTQTMPPSAFQTVDVELIWIRFEMAEKVDLDASDGSDRATLSVCMVVSWPIKSLVARTAEFAGAGETLRQVIDAFEHLDRGAALAVRTRIEDGQFVGWVSYPDVVAAQSAFLGFRDILTGDGLSVRLQTRDEMIPQNWLV; this is translated from the coding sequence ATGTACCATCATTTCCAGCTCAATCCCCGGACGATCCTGGGCGTCGGCCCGGAGGCTTCGGCGGATCAGATTCGCGATGCGTTCCGCGAGAAGTCCAAGAAGCACCACCCCGACCTGGGGGGCGACGAATGGGCGTTCCGCATGGTCGTGCGCGCCTATGAGGTGCTGAAGTCGACGGCGAACGGCCTCGACAGCAGCGGCGTTGACGTCGATGTCGACGTGGTCGCGCCGGCCGCCCCGACGTCGTGGACCTGGCCCGGACCGATGGGGAACCCATTCGCCCAGGGGTGGTTCCCGTTCGGCTCGGAACCGGCGGCCGACGCGCCCACGGCCGAGGCCGCCCCGACCCAGACCATGCCGCCGAGCGCGTTTCAGACCGTCGACGTCGAGCTGATCTGGATCCGGTTCGAGATGGCGGAGAAGGTCGACCTCGACGCTTCGGACGGCTCGGACCGCGCGACGTTGAGCGTGTGCATGGTGGTCTCGTGGCCGATCAAGTCGCTCGTCGCCCGGACGGCCGAGTTCGCCGGCGCGGGCGAGACGCTTCGTCAGGTGATCGACGCCTTCGAACACCTGGACCGGGGGGCTGCGCTCGCGGTCCGGACGCGGATCGAGGACGGCCAGTTCGTCGGCTGGGTGAGCTACCCTGACGTCGTCGCCGCCCAGTCGGCGTTTCTGGGTTTCCGCGACATCCTCACGGGCGATGGTCTCTCCGTCCGTCTTCAAACCCGAGACGAGATGATCCCCCAGAACTGGCTCGTCTGA
- a CDS encoding urea ABC transporter substrate-binding protein, protein MRRGLLGLIGVLVLGLLAAWFGPGLLRRVEPPIRVGILHSRTGPLAISEAAMVDSEVMALNEIKQAGGLLGRDVEWVIANGESDPKTFGRQARRLIDEEHVSVIFGGMTSACREAIDEVVGLSNHLLIFPSNYEGLDFSQNVVCTGSLPNQQVIPAVNWCFETLKARKFFLAGSSDVMSYAIHTIVRDQLTALGASFVGEGFLEINGDGVPGMIAAIKASGADVVISSVVGDANKAFYHQMTQAGLTPDKLPVLSVTITEDDLRQLPVAEMVGDYAAWGYFQTIDRKENLDFVKAFQKLHGADRPTSDSIEAAYGGVKLWAQAVEEAGTADTTEVRKHLRRQSRNAPEGIVSIDYDTMHAWRPFYLGKIRRDGLFDIVWSLEKPIRPVPFPMFRTKAYWEAAVEKWNKTGRADGDDPPAPSPSPPSSPPRTSQASPVWGPRSVVRPAAPEPTRSAAVPSSSSTSSVHRARPTTR, encoded by the coding sequence ATGAGACGTGGGTTGCTGGGGCTGATCGGCGTCTTGGTGTTGGGCCTGCTGGCGGCCTGGTTCGGTCCGGGGCTGCTGCGCCGGGTGGAGCCGCCGATCCGGGTCGGCATCCTCCATTCGAGGACCGGCCCGCTGGCGATCAGCGAAGCCGCGATGGTCGATTCCGAGGTGATGGCGCTCAATGAGATCAAGCAGGCCGGCGGGCTGCTGGGACGCGACGTCGAGTGGGTGATCGCCAACGGCGAGTCCGACCCCAAGACGTTCGGCCGGCAGGCGCGGCGGTTGATCGACGAGGAGCACGTGAGCGTGATCTTCGGGGGCATGACCTCGGCGTGTCGCGAGGCGATCGACGAGGTCGTGGGGCTGTCCAACCACCTGCTCATCTTCCCGTCGAACTACGAGGGGCTCGATTTCTCGCAAAACGTGGTCTGCACGGGGTCGCTCCCCAACCAGCAGGTGATCCCGGCGGTCAACTGGTGTTTCGAGACCCTCAAGGCGCGAAAGTTCTTCCTGGCCGGCTCGTCCGACGTGATGTCGTACGCGATCCATACGATCGTCCGAGACCAGCTCACGGCGCTCGGGGCTTCGTTCGTCGGCGAGGGGTTCCTGGAGATCAACGGCGACGGGGTGCCGGGTATGATCGCCGCGATCAAGGCGTCGGGGGCGGACGTCGTGATCAGCTCGGTGGTCGGCGACGCCAACAAGGCGTTCTATCACCAGATGACGCAGGCGGGCCTGACGCCCGACAAGCTGCCGGTGCTCAGCGTCACCATCACCGAGGACGACCTGCGCCAGCTTCCCGTGGCCGAGATGGTCGGCGACTACGCGGCCTGGGGGTACTTCCAGACGATCGACCGGAAAGAGAACCTCGACTTCGTCAAGGCGTTCCAGAAGCTTCACGGGGCCGACAGGCCGACGAGCGATTCGATCGAGGCGGCTTACGGCGGCGTCAAACTCTGGGCGCAGGCGGTCGAGGAAGCGGGGACCGCCGACACGACGGAGGTCCGCAAGCACCTGCGACGTCAGAGCCGCAACGCGCCCGAGGGGATCGTGTCGATCGACTACGACACGATGCACGCCTGGCGGCCGTTCTACCTGGGCAAGATCCGCCGAGACGGCTTGTTCGACATCGTCTGGAGCCTTGAGAAGCCGATCCGCCCGGTCCCCTTCCCGATGTTCCGGACCAAGGCGTACTGGGAAGCCGCCGTGGAGAAATGGAACAAGACGGGCAGGGCCGACGGCGACGATCCGCCCGCGCCTTCACCTTCGCCCCCCTCCTCGCCGCCGAGGACCTCGCAGGCCTCGCCGGTGTGGGGGCCTCGGAGCGTCGTCCGGCCGGCGGCGCCCGAGCCGACCCGATCAGCCGCAGTTCCCAGTTCCAGCTCCACCTCCAGCGTCCATCGAGCCCGACCCACGACCCGCTAG
- a CDS encoding methyl-accepting chemotaxis protein, translating into MNTNRFSSSKLGVATRLMLWFLAIALIPCILLTIVTNNLSMRSLEKTLRDRLVAVAGFKGAELNNFAKERAANLAILSQIPSTRTAVLELTKDLEAGGPPAGVRREYPGFPLFCETYGYENVYVFDVRGRLLYRLKSNLDLGDGLLTGPLRGSELAEVFQRAKMLLQAETSDFQVYPGLTEPALFIAQPVFNDGKLVAVVALQVGNKEIYRVFQDFNGLGESGEALVGMLKGDEITLLTPLRHDPDAAFKRRVKMGDPRSTSLQLAAQGARGYGECIDYRGVPVTAAWSYVPSLRWALNVKQNSDEAFAMINQQRWAIGLLLAATVAAVAITAYRVARTITQPIRQAALIAERVAGGDLTTSYEGQAPGEMGLLLTAIRKMTGDLRGLIGRIQKSSIALLSTATEIAATSRQQEQAVYEYGTSTNEAAAAVNEISATSQELLKTMTEVNAVVRQTAQQAATGRNNLSGMDRTMRQLAESTGSISSKLSVISERAANINMVVTTITKVADQTNLLSINAAIEAEKAGEYGLGFLVVAREIRRLADQTAVATLDIERMVKEMQYSVSAGVMEMDKFSEQVRKVVVEVQQIGGQLGQIITGVQGLDERFEQVTEGMRVQSQGADQIREAMLRLSEVAGQTSISIREFNSATDHLREAVGGLKEEVSRFQLGAAEAVVSALPDMDV; encoded by the coding sequence ATGAACACGAACCGATTTTCGTCCTCGAAGCTCGGCGTCGCGACCCGGCTCATGCTGTGGTTTCTCGCGATCGCGCTGATCCCCTGCATCCTGCTGACCATCGTCACCAACAACCTGTCGATGCGGTCGCTCGAGAAGACTCTGCGCGACCGGCTTGTCGCGGTCGCGGGCTTCAAGGGGGCGGAGCTGAACAATTTCGCCAAGGAGCGCGCCGCCAACCTCGCGATCTTGAGCCAGATCCCCTCGACCCGGACCGCCGTCCTGGAGCTGACGAAGGACCTCGAAGCGGGCGGCCCGCCCGCCGGCGTCCGTCGCGAGTATCCTGGGTTTCCTCTCTTCTGCGAGACGTACGGCTACGAGAACGTGTACGTGTTCGATGTTCGGGGGCGGTTGCTCTACCGCCTGAAGTCGAACCTCGATCTGGGCGACGGGCTGCTGACCGGGCCGCTCAGGGGCAGCGAATTGGCCGAGGTTTTTCAGCGCGCGAAGATGCTGCTCCAGGCCGAGACCTCCGACTTCCAGGTTTATCCCGGCTTGACCGAGCCGGCCCTGTTCATCGCCCAGCCGGTGTTCAACGACGGGAAGCTCGTCGCCGTGGTGGCGCTTCAGGTCGGCAACAAGGAGATTTACCGGGTTTTCCAGGACTTCAACGGCCTGGGCGAGAGCGGTGAAGCCCTTGTCGGCATGCTCAAGGGGGACGAGATCACGCTCCTGACTCCGCTGCGCCACGACCCCGACGCCGCCTTCAAACGGCGGGTGAAGATGGGCGACCCGCGCTCCACGTCGTTGCAGCTCGCGGCCCAGGGCGCGCGTGGCTACGGCGAGTGCATCGACTACCGAGGCGTCCCCGTGACCGCGGCGTGGTCGTACGTGCCGTCGCTTCGGTGGGCCCTGAACGTCAAGCAGAACAGCGACGAGGCGTTCGCCATGATCAATCAGCAGCGCTGGGCGATCGGCCTCTTGCTCGCGGCGACGGTGGCGGCGGTGGCGATCACGGCCTACCGGGTGGCCCGGACGATCACCCAGCCGATCCGCCAGGCGGCCCTGATCGCCGAGCGGGTGGCCGGCGGCGATCTCACGACGTCGTACGAAGGCCAGGCGCCGGGCGAGATGGGGCTCTTGCTCACGGCGATTCGCAAGATGACCGGCGACCTTCGTGGGCTGATCGGCCGGATTCAGAAGTCGAGCATCGCGCTTCTGTCGACGGCGACCGAGATCGCCGCGACCTCCAGGCAGCAGGAGCAGGCGGTCTACGAGTACGGGACCTCGACCAACGAGGCCGCCGCGGCCGTCAACGAGATCTCGGCCACCAGCCAGGAGCTGCTCAAGACCATGACCGAGGTCAACGCGGTGGTCCGCCAGACCGCGCAGCAGGCCGCGACCGGCAGAAACAACCTGTCGGGCATGGACCGAACCATGCGGCAGCTCGCCGAGTCGACCGGCTCGATCAGCTCCAAACTGTCGGTGATCAGCGAGCGGGCGGCGAACATCAACATGGTCGTGACCACGATCACCAAGGTCGCCGATCAGACCAACCTGCTGTCGATCAACGCGGCCATCGAGGCCGAGAAGGCCGGCGAATACGGCCTCGGCTTCCTGGTCGTCGCCCGCGAGATCCGCCGCCTGGCCGACCAGACGGCCGTCGCCACCCTCGACATCGAACGGATGGTCAAGGAGATGCAGTACAGCGTCTCGGCCGGCGTCATGGAGATGGACAAGTTCAGCGAGCAGGTCCGCAAGGTCGTCGTCGAAGTCCAGCAGATCGGCGGCCAGCTCGGCCAGATCATCACCGGCGTCCAGGGCCTCGACGAGCGGTTCGAGCAGGTCACCGAGGGGATGCGAGTCCAGTCCCAGGGGGCCGACCAGATCCGCGAGGCCATGCTCCGGCTCAGCGAGGTCGCCGGCCAGACCTCGATCTCGATCCGCGAGTTCAACAGCGCCACGGACCACCTCCGCGAGGCCGTGGGAGGCCTCAAGGAAGAAGTATCCCGGTTCCAACTGGGAGCCGCCGAGGCCGTGGTGAGCGCCCTGCCGGATATGGACGTTTGA
- a CDS encoding chemotaxis protein CheW: MLLLTFQAAGQLYAVDAARIVEVVPRVNLRPLPHAPAFLAGVFEYRGDVVSVVDLGVLLGADPSSDRLNTRIILVDRAAPASTDVAEECDAEASSGPSSRASKPRRRSLLGLIAEQVSDLSSVDPETLIASPVQLPRAPYLGRLAETEHGMAQLITVEKVLEESLAG, from the coding sequence ATGCTTCTCTTGACGTTCCAGGCCGCCGGACAGCTTTACGCGGTCGACGCGGCGCGGATCGTCGAGGTCGTCCCCCGGGTGAACCTGCGTCCCTTGCCCCACGCGCCGGCGTTTCTGGCTGGCGTGTTCGAGTACCGCGGCGACGTCGTCTCGGTCGTCGATCTTGGCGTCCTGCTCGGCGCCGACCCGTCGTCCGATCGGCTCAACACCCGTATCATCCTGGTCGATCGAGCGGCCCCCGCCTCCACGGACGTCGCCGAAGAGTGCGACGCCGAAGCCTCGTCAGGGCCGTCTTCGCGCGCGTCGAAGCCGCGCCGGCGATCGCTCCTGGGCCTGATCGCCGAGCAGGTCAGCGACCTCTCGTCCGTCGACCCCGAAACCCTGATCGCCTCGCCCGTCCAGCTCCCCCGCGCCCCCTATCTCGGCCGCCTGGCCGAGACCGAGCACGGCATGGCCCAGTTGATCACCGTGGAGAAGGTGCTGGAAGAGTCGCTGGCCGGGTGA